The Dehalococcoidia bacterium genome has a window encoding:
- a CDS encoding DUF167 domain-containing protein, whose protein sequence is MSEGGDVAYVLVRLTPRARADEIGGWREGALVARVTAPPTDSKANEALRRLLAGALGVPSSGIAIVSGRASRTKRVRIEGMGEGELRRRLGGP, encoded by the coding sequence GTGAGCGAAGGCGGAGACGTTGCCTACGTCCTCGTCCGGCTCACTCCCCGCGCGCGGGCTGATGAGATAGGTGGCTGGCGGGAAGGAGCGCTGGTGGCGCGCGTGACGGCTCCGCCCACCGACAGCAAGGCGAACGAGGCCCTGCGCCGGCTTCTGGCAGGCGCGCTCGGAGTCCCGTCTTCGGGCATCGCCATCGTGTCCGGGCGCGCGTCCCGGACGAAGCGCGTGCGCATCGAGGGGATGGGCGAAGGCGAGTTGAGGCGCCGGCTTGGCGGACCTTAA